The proteins below come from a single Parageobacillus thermoglucosidasius genomic window:
- a CDS encoding DUF1129 family protein, translating into MNAKDLVALNNEKRKQLNEHNRNYYENMLVYIRSQLLLSEQQSEELLMELLDHLLEAQKHGKMAEDIFGTDAKAYCDELIRQLPKEKKRNIYAFIGYLAVRLFALGVLVTGAVELVAEWFTDVDDTVYLGKASVLFVIDFAVILLAVALVMRWIRKSAFHDDSSTFGGKVKEFLGIWFACCLVIGMFVLAKKLVPEFGYRIEAGGMVRILFGLFVFAVTWQLNKKFRITK; encoded by the coding sequence ATGAACGCGAAAGATTTGGTTGCGCTTAATAATGAAAAGCGTAAACAATTGAATGAACATAATCGGAACTACTACGAAAATATGCTTGTTTATATCCGTTCCCAATTATTATTATCCGAACAGCAAAGCGAAGAGTTATTGATGGAATTGCTAGATCATTTGTTAGAGGCGCAGAAGCATGGCAAAATGGCGGAAGATATATTTGGAACAGATGCAAAGGCATATTGCGATGAACTGATCCGCCAGTTGCCAAAGGAAAAAAAGAGAAATATATATGCGTTTATTGGCTATTTGGCGGTCCGCTTATTCGCTCTCGGTGTCTTGGTGACAGGTGCAGTAGAACTGGTGGCTGAATGGTTTACCGATGTGGATGATACCGTGTATCTTGGAAAAGCGTCTGTTTTGTTTGTTATTGATTTTGCTGTTATTTTGTTAGCGGTTGCTCTCGTTATGCGCTGGATTAGAAAATCTGCTTTTCATGATGATTCGAGCACCTTTGGCGGCAAGGTGAAAGAGTTTTTGGGCATTTGGTTTGCTTGCTGCCTTGTTATCGGCATGTTTGTCCTTGCCAAAAAGCTTGTCCCTGAATTTGGTTACCGCATCGAAGCGGGAGGAATGGTTCGCATCCTTTTCGGCTTGTTTGTATTCGCTGTGACATGGCAGCTCAATAAGAAGTTTCGCATTACCAAATAA
- a CDS encoding PadR family transcriptional regulator, whose amino-acid sequence MSLRSQLLKGVLEGCILAIIKKESVYGYELSVKLQKFGLNDVSEGSIYPLLLRLQKAGLIKGEMRDSPSGPKRKYYHLTEKGEEALQDFIAEWESIRKPVEKILRGGNME is encoded by the coding sequence ATGTCGCTCAGAAGCCAGCTGTTAAAAGGAGTGCTGGAAGGATGCATTTTGGCCATTATTAAAAAGGAATCTGTGTACGGTTATGAACTGTCGGTAAAGCTGCAGAAGTTTGGCCTTAATGACGTTAGTGAAGGCTCCATTTATCCGCTGTTGCTTCGGCTGCAAAAAGCAGGGCTGATTAAGGGGGAAATGCGCGATTCCCCCTCAGGACCGAAGCGAAAGTATTACCATCTGACAGAAAAAGGGGAGGAAGCGCTGCAAGACTTCATCGCTGAATGGGAGAGCATCCGCAAGCCGGTCGAGAAAATTTTGCGAGGGGGAAACATGGAATGA
- a CDS encoding threonine synthase: MPFSYVSHLYCPKCQKTYGTNKKHQLCECGSPLLVAYHLDALRADLSREIIASREPNLWRYHELLPVENPEHIVSLGEGMTPLVPMPRLGKDMDIEQLYMKDEGVIPTGTFKARGAAVGISKAKELGVKKLAMPTNGNAGAAWSLYAARAGIQVTVVMPVDAPTITRNECAIAGADLYLVNGLISDAGAIVSKAIQERNLYDASTLKEPYRIEGKKTMGLEIAEQFSWQLPDVILYPTGGGVGLIGIYKVLKELQDLGWVQGKMPRLVAVQAQNCAPIVKAWNERKRVSEFWPNSSTVAFGINVPKALGDFLVLDALYKTDGCAIAVEDDAIINEQRNVANLEGAFICPEGAAAFVAARRLRERGWIRRGERVVVLNTGIGLKYTHTVSIEVPILQPGDHLPERKDYS; encoded by the coding sequence ATGCCATTCAGTTATGTATCCCATTTGTACTGTCCGAAGTGTCAAAAAACATATGGCACAAATAAAAAGCATCAGCTATGTGAGTGCGGTTCGCCGCTGCTTGTCGCATACCATCTTGACGCGTTACGCGCAGACCTAAGCCGTGAAATTATTGCAAGCAGAGAGCCTAACCTATGGCGGTACCACGAATTATTACCCGTAGAAAATCCTGAACATATCGTTTCTTTAGGAGAAGGCATGACGCCGCTTGTTCCTATGCCTCGGCTTGGTAAAGACATGGATATCGAGCAGTTATATATGAAGGACGAAGGAGTAATTCCGACAGGAACCTTTAAAGCGAGAGGGGCAGCTGTTGGTATATCAAAAGCAAAAGAACTGGGAGTCAAAAAGTTGGCTATGCCGACAAATGGAAATGCAGGAGCGGCGTGGTCGCTTTATGCAGCTAGGGCAGGGATTCAAGTAACTGTTGTAATGCCAGTGGACGCTCCAACGATTACAAGGAACGAATGTGCCATCGCTGGAGCCGATCTTTACTTGGTGAACGGTTTAATCAGCGATGCAGGGGCCATAGTCAGCAAAGCAATCCAGGAGCGAAACCTGTATGACGCCTCTACGCTTAAAGAGCCTTACCGTATTGAAGGTAAGAAAACGATGGGATTGGAGATAGCGGAGCAATTCTCTTGGCAACTCCCTGATGTCATTTTATATCCGACCGGGGGAGGTGTCGGGCTGATAGGGATTTATAAGGTGCTGAAAGAATTGCAGGATCTTGGATGGGTGCAAGGAAAGATGCCAAGGCTGGTGGCTGTACAGGCGCAAAATTGCGCTCCTATTGTAAAAGCCTGGAATGAAAGGAAACGGGTATCGGAATTCTGGCCAAACTCTTCGACTGTTGCTTTCGGGATTAATGTGCCGAAAGCTTTGGGGGACTTCCTCGTATTAGATGCTCTGTATAAAACAGATGGGTGCGCGATTGCTGTAGAAGACGATGCCATCATTAATGAGCAGCGAAACGTTGCTAATCTCGAGGGGGCTTTTATTTGTCCGGAAGGGGCTGCGGCGTTTGTAGCTGCCCGCCGTCTGCGCGAGAGAGGATGGATTCGTAGGGGAGAAAGGGTTGTCGTTCTTAATACGGGAATAGGATTGAAATATACGCATACCGTGAGTATCGAGGTGCCAATCCTGCAACCAGGTGATCATTTACCTGAGAGGAAAGATTATTCTTGA
- a CDS encoding SgcJ/EcaC family oxidoreductase, whose translation MKSSAANEVIALYQRLLDGWNDRNAAAMAEQFTEKGELIGFDGTQAIGREEIFAHLHPIFENHPTPPYVSKVKDVRFLASDIAILRAIAGMVSPGQSDVDPKLNAHHTLVAVKNEECWRIELFQNTPAQFHGRPELAEQMTEELRQLLK comes from the coding sequence GTGAAATCTTCTGCAGCAAATGAAGTCATCGCGCTCTATCAACGGCTGTTAGATGGATGGAATGACCGCAATGCCGCTGCAATGGCGGAGCAATTTACAGAGAAGGGCGAGCTCATCGGCTTTGATGGGACCCAGGCAATTGGACGGGAGGAGATCTTTGCCCATCTTCACCCGATCTTTGAAAATCATCCCACTCCCCCATATGTGAGCAAAGTGAAAGATGTGCGTTTTCTCGCTTCTGACATTGCCATTTTACGCGCTATAGCAGGAATGGTGTCGCCTGGACAGTCAGATGTCGATCCGAAGCTCAACGCGCATCACACGCTTGTCGCAGTCAAGAACGAAGAGTGCTGGCGGATCGAGCTGTTTCAGAATACCCCGGCTCAGTTTCACGGAAGACCTGAGTTGGCCGAGCAAATGACCGAGGAATTAAGGCAGTTGCTTAAGTAA
- a CDS encoding trans-sulfuration enzyme family protein has translation MDKRDHREEMNLEGLRTETLVIHGDDWVIDDRTVAPAIYYTATFRAHNSREFAEMAGTPRHPRYYTRYGNPVHERVAKIMAELEGTETALVTGSGMGAIATTILTLVSAGDHVIAQTRHYMSTAKIMDEMLPRFGVEVTLVEQADINAFAEAIRPNTKLIMVETPANPTLVLTDLAAVVELARPRGIIVVADNTFASPINQRPHDLGVDVVIHSATKYLGGHHDLTAGVICTSKELAERIWQTHISIGSVLSPMDAWLLLRGLRTLPIRMERINANALALAEFLEEQPQVERVYYPGLPSHPQHELAKRQMRGFGAVIAFAIKGGYEETQRFVSALKLPPNAVSLGGVDSLVVHTAAMWEGVMTEEQMKTAGIPANFVRFSVGLEHIDDLKADVWQALQVV, from the coding sequence ATGGATAAACGTGATCATCGTGAAGAGATGAATCTTGAAGGGTTACGGACGGAAACGTTGGTTATACATGGCGATGATTGGGTCATCGATGACAGAACGGTGGCTCCGGCAATTTATTACACAGCTACGTTTCGTGCCCATAATTCCCGCGAATTTGCGGAAATGGCGGGAACGCCCCGGCATCCCCGGTATTACACGCGTTACGGCAATCCAGTGCATGAGCGCGTAGCGAAGATTATGGCGGAGCTGGAAGGCACGGAAACCGCGCTTGTCACTGGTTCCGGGATGGGGGCAATCGCTACGACCATTTTGACTCTGGTCAGTGCGGGAGATCATGTGATCGCACAGACGCGGCATTATATGAGCACCGCCAAGATCATGGATGAGATGTTGCCGCGGTTTGGTGTGGAAGTGACGCTGGTCGAGCAAGCGGACATTAACGCTTTTGCGGAAGCGATACGGCCGAACACAAAGCTCATCATGGTGGAGACGCCAGCTAATCCGACTTTAGTATTGACGGATTTGGCTGCGGTGGTGGAGCTGGCGCGTCCGCGAGGGATTATCGTCGTGGCCGATAACACATTTGCGTCGCCGATCAATCAGCGGCCTCACGATTTAGGCGTCGATGTCGTTATTCACAGCGCAACAAAGTATTTAGGTGGGCACCATGATTTGACAGCTGGTGTCATCTGCACGAGCAAGGAGTTGGCGGAGCGCATTTGGCAGACGCATATTTCCATCGGTTCGGTCCTTTCGCCAATGGATGCATGGCTGTTATTGCGCGGTCTGCGTACGCTTCCGATACGAATGGAACGCATTAACGCCAACGCTTTAGCTTTGGCTGAATTTTTGGAGGAGCAGCCGCAGGTAGAGCGGGTGTATTATCCTGGTCTTCCGAGCCATCCGCAACATGAATTGGCCAAACGGCAGATGCGCGGGTTCGGGGCGGTCATTGCCTTTGCCATTAAAGGCGGTTATGAAGAAACTCAGCGGTTTGTTTCCGCGTTAAAACTGCCGCCTAACGCAGTGAGCCTGGGAGGCGTCGATTCCCTTGTGGTACATACAGCAGCGATGTGGGAAGGAGTGATGACCGAGGAGCAGATGAAAACAGCTGGGATTCCGGCCAATTTCGTGCGATTCTCGGTCGGGCTCGAACATATCGATGATCTGAAAGCAGATGTGTGGCAGGCTTTGCAGGTAGTTTAA